In Dyadobacter subterraneus, a single genomic region encodes these proteins:
- a CDS encoding SDR family oxidoreductase: MAESTKTALITGGSKGIGYGVAEVLIKEGIQVAITSRSQKSADEAAAKLNQIREGFAIGIESDVRSLESQQNAVKVILEKWGQLDYVIANAGVGHFAPIYDLTVEQWQETIDINLTGVFFSAKASLAALKETKGYFINISSLAGTNFFPDGTAYNASKFGLVGFSQAMMMDVRKDGIKVSTIMPGSVATEFADHTPSEKDAWKIQPEDIGQIVSDLIKMPARTLPSKIEVRPSVPGK, encoded by the coding sequence ATGGCAGAATCAACAAAAACGGCCCTGATCACCGGAGGCTCAAAAGGAATTGGATATGGCGTAGCCGAAGTACTGATTAAAGAAGGAATCCAGGTAGCAATTACCAGTCGCTCGCAAAAAAGCGCGGATGAAGCGGCTGCCAAACTTAACCAGATTCGTGAAGGTTTTGCGATCGGTATTGAATCTGATGTCCGCAGTCTGGAATCACAGCAGAATGCTGTAAAAGTTATTCTTGAAAAATGGGGACAACTGGATTATGTGATTGCCAATGCCGGCGTTGGCCACTTCGCTCCTATTTATGACCTGACGGTTGAACAATGGCAGGAAACAATTGATATCAATCTTACCGGCGTATTTTTCAGTGCAAAAGCTTCACTTGCGGCTTTGAAAGAAACGAAAGGATATTTTATCAATATTTCAAGTCTTGCCGGTACCAACTTCTTTCCGGACGGAACTGCCTACAACGCAAGTAAATTCGGTTTGGTAGGTTTTTCACAAGCGATGATGATGGATGTGAGAAAAGACGGAATCAAAGTTTCGACTATCATGCCCGGTTCTGTTGCTACTGAATTTGCTGATCATACGCCATCAGAAAAAGATGCATGGAAAATCCAGCCGGAAGATATCGGCCAGATTGTTTCAGATCTAATCAAAATGCCAGCAAGAACTTTACCAAGTAAAATCGAAGTAAGACCTTCTGTTCCTGGAAAATAA
- the fabG gene encoding 3-oxoacyl-[acyl-carrier-protein] reductase — MRLVENKVALVTGASRGIGRSIALRLAQEGANVAFTYLSSVEKGEALVKELEAFGIKAKGYRSDAADFQQADQLVTDVVADFGKLDILINNAGVTRDGLLMRMSEENWDTVININLKSVFNLTKAATKSMIRAKSGSIINITSVVGISGNAGQSNYAASKAGIIGFTKSIALELGSRNIRSNAVAPGFIETEMTDAVDSKAVDEWKQSIPMKRGGQPEDVADACVFLASDMSRYITGQVLQVDGGMLT; from the coding sequence ATGAGATTAGTAGAAAATAAAGTGGCTTTGGTAACCGGAGCTTCCCGTGGTATTGGACGTTCAATTGCTTTGCGTTTGGCTCAGGAAGGAGCGAACGTGGCATTCACTTATCTTTCCAGCGTGGAAAAAGGGGAGGCATTGGTGAAAGAACTCGAAGCATTCGGTATCAAAGCAAAAGGATATCGGTCTGATGCCGCAGATTTTCAGCAGGCAGACCAACTGGTTACTGACGTTGTTGCAGATTTTGGAAAACTTGATATTTTGATCAATAACGCAGGCGTAACCCGCGATGGCTTACTTATGCGTATGAGTGAGGAAAACTGGGATACGGTTATCAACATCAATTTGAAATCGGTATTTAATCTTACGAAAGCAGCTACAAAAAGCATGATTCGTGCAAAAAGCGGATCTATAATTAATATTACTTCTGTTGTCGGAATCAGTGGAAACGCCGGACAGTCAAATTACGCAGCTTCAAAAGCAGGTATCATCGGTTTCACAAAATCGATTGCATTGGAGCTTGGATCGAGAAATATTCGCTCAAATGCAGTAGCGCCAGGTTTCATCGAAACTGAAATGACTGATGCAGTGGATTCAAAAGCGGTGGATGAATGGAAACAATCCATTCCTATGAAACGTGGAGGCCAGCCGGAAGATGTTGCGGATGCCTGTGTGTTTTTAGCTTCTGATATGTCGAGATACATTACCGGTCAGGTTTTGCAGGTTGATGGGGGAATGCTTACCTAG
- a CDS encoding VWA domain-containing protein: MRSELIFQTPYWFIIFCLLAGGAYAFLLYQPEASWSKKLNYALGALRGVVVAVICFLLLSPLVRRTESTVDKAKIVFAIDNSESVNGAGQPVLKQIIEAEKELNAAGYEVSVQTFDKSGTGLTVDSIQFNKNKTDLSGLLQTVKSNFEGRNLTDVILLSDGISNQGVSPTFNQFPFKVNTIAVGDTVPDLDIRIKDVVNNRVAYLGNDFPIRVDIAANGLAGKSTTVSLKQGGRIISTQTVSIDRPTYFKSFDFTTSSKQKGVQHYTIELGNIQGESSARNNKRDVYIDIIDGRQKILLLALTPHPDVKALRSLIESNENYELDVNTLTASQGVTDAIGNKPYDLVILHQIPNVLGLGNPIVRKILDSKRPIFYILGNQSAVPLLNTLNRSLTINVNQGQFDKVTARYNPAFQQINFNDESMKLLERLPPLSVPFGEYNISPGTETILFQKVGSLNTTKPLLILNTATEQKTAILAGEGIWQWRQEEFALTGKHELVDNLFQKVIQILSVRDDKRKFRIYPIKPEFDAGEEVVFQTEIYNDIYEPIYGQEVKLDIADEKGKTRQYTYTHSAENPRFNISGLTDGVYRFQASTAVRGIQEKINGQFVVRNVDIEMANTTADFGMLRELAAKTGGEFVQPASLNQFLQKLKTNRAPDRLESSEDMVELIHLKWLFFLILVLLGIEWGLRKYHGGY; encoded by the coding sequence ATGCGTTCAGAGCTTATATTTCAAACTCCATATTGGTTCATTATTTTTTGTCTTCTCGCGGGTGGCGCTTATGCATTTCTTTTGTACCAACCGGAAGCTTCATGGAGTAAGAAATTAAATTATGCACTGGGTGCTTTACGCGGGGTTGTCGTAGCTGTGATCTGTTTTTTGTTATTAAGTCCGTTGGTTCGCAGGACAGAAAGTACAGTCGATAAAGCCAAGATTGTTTTTGCAATCGATAATTCAGAATCGGTAAATGGCGCAGGACAGCCGGTTTTGAAACAAATCATAGAAGCAGAGAAGGAGTTAAATGCAGCAGGCTATGAAGTAAGTGTTCAGACTTTTGATAAATCCGGCACTGGCTTAACGGTAGATTCAATTCAGTTCAATAAAAATAAAACGGATCTTTCAGGATTGCTTCAAACGGTTAAAAGTAATTTTGAAGGAAGAAATCTGACGGACGTTATTTTACTTTCAGATGGGATTTCGAATCAGGGTGTTTCACCAACTTTTAATCAATTTCCTTTCAAAGTCAATACCATTGCTGTTGGCGATACAGTTCCGGATCTTGATATCCGTATTAAAGATGTGGTGAATAATCGCGTTGCTTACCTTGGAAATGATTTTCCAATCCGGGTTGATATTGCTGCCAATGGACTTGCCGGAAAATCTACAACGGTTTCTCTAAAACAAGGCGGACGAATTATTTCGACTCAAACAGTAAGTATAGATCGCCCGACTTATTTCAAATCTTTCGATTTTACCACTTCTTCCAAACAAAAAGGTGTTCAGCACTATACCATAGAACTTGGAAATATTCAGGGAGAATCTTCGGCCCGAAATAACAAAAGAGATGTTTATATTGATATCATTGACGGTCGCCAGAAAATACTTTTACTGGCTCTGACTCCACATCCGGACGTTAAAGCGTTGAGAAGTTTGATTGAAAGTAATGAGAATTATGAGCTCGATGTCAATACTCTTACTGCTTCACAAGGAGTAACAGACGCGATCGGAAACAAACCTTATGATCTGGTTATTCTACATCAGATCCCCAATGTGCTGGGACTAGGTAATCCGATTGTGCGTAAAATTCTGGATTCAAAAAGACCAATTTTTTATATTCTGGGTAATCAATCCGCAGTTCCGTTACTCAATACTTTGAATCGTTCTTTAACAATTAATGTAAACCAGGGACAGTTCGACAAAGTAACGGCACGATATAATCCGGCATTTCAGCAAATTAATTTCAATGACGAGAGTATGAAATTGCTGGAACGGCTTCCGCCACTTTCGGTACCTTTTGGTGAATACAACATTTCTCCCGGAACAGAAACGATTTTATTTCAAAAAGTGGGTTCTCTCAATACCACAAAACCGCTTTTGATATTGAATACGGCAACGGAGCAAAAAACTGCCATTCTTGCGGGTGAAGGAATCTGGCAATGGCGGCAGGAAGAATTTGCTTTGACGGGCAAACATGAGCTGGTTGATAATCTGTTTCAAAAAGTGATTCAGATACTTTCTGTTCGCGATGATAAACGTAAATTCAGGATTTATCCCATTAAGCCGGAGTTTGATGCAGGTGAGGAAGTTGTTTTTCAAACTGAAATCTATAATGATATATATGAACCAATTTATGGTCAGGAAGTCAAACTGGATATTGCGGATGAAAAAGGAAAAACCAGGCAATATACTTACACCCATTCAGCTGAAAATCCGCGTTTCAATATCAGTGGTTTAACCGACGGCGTCTATCGTTTTCAGGCCAGTACTGCGGTGCGTGGTATTCAGGAAAAGATTAATGGACAATTTGTTGTCAGAAATGTTGATATTGAAATGGCAAACACAACGGCAGATTTTGGTATGCTTCGTGAACTTGCCGCAAAAACCGGTGGAGAATTTGTTCAACCTGCTTCTTTAAATCAGTTTCTCCAAAAATTAAAAACAAACCGCGCACCTGATCGTCTCGAAAGCAGTGAAGATATGGTCGAGCTGATTCATTTAAAATGGTTATTTTTCTTAATTCTTGTACTTTTGGGAATAGAGTGGGGACTTAGAAAATATCATGGCGGTTATTAA
- a CDS encoding DUF2279 domain-containing protein: MAQEAEVITDSTTKIVPNYKLLHGIFAAQSVLYLGTIYGLSKSWYKNSLTNFRVQDDTYEWLQMDKMGHVYTSYQIARHTAEIYKKTGISKKQMMIYGAISGIIFQTPIEILDGFSPDYGFSPGDMVANLTGSAIYLGQIALWDEIRIQPKFSFHFTSLAAQRPNLLGNKPTERWLKDYNGQTYWYSGSPRSFFKHSKWPPWLCLSVGYGIQNMISADPKQSTELGYRPYRQYYFSLDIDLTKIKTKSKFVRTIAFLANSLKIPAPALQISKKGVDFRPLYF, from the coding sequence ATGGCTCAGGAAGCGGAAGTTATTACAGATTCTACAACAAAAATTGTCCCGAATTATAAACTGCTGCATGGGATTTTTGCAGCACAGTCGGTACTCTATCTTGGTACTATTTATGGACTGAGCAAATCATGGTATAAAAACTCGTTAACCAACTTTCGGGTACAGGATGACACTTATGAGTGGCTTCAAATGGACAAAATGGGGCACGTTTACACATCCTACCAAATTGCCCGCCACACTGCTGAAATTTATAAAAAAACTGGTATTTCAAAAAAACAGATGATGATCTATGGTGCCATTTCCGGTATCATTTTTCAGACACCTATTGAAATCCTGGATGGCTTCTCTCCGGACTATGGTTTTTCGCCGGGTGATATGGTTGCGAATCTTACCGGTTCTGCAATTTATTTAGGCCAAATCGCGCTTTGGGATGAAATCAGGATTCAGCCCAAATTTTCTTTTCACTTTACTTCATTGGCCGCACAACGTCCAAATCTTTTGGGCAATAAACCAACTGAACGTTGGTTGAAAGATTATAACGGTCAAACCTATTGGTATTCAGGAAGTCCGCGCTCGTTTTTTAAACATAGCAAATGGCCGCCGTGGCTTTGTTTGTCGGTTGGATATGGTATTCAGAATATGATTTCTGCCGATCCTAAACAAAGTACAGAATTGGGATATCGACCTTACCGGCAATATTATTTTTCTCTCGACATTGATCTGACAAAAATAAAAACCAAAAGCAAATTTGTCAGAACAATTGCTTTTTTGGCTAACTCGTTAAAAATTCCAGCGCCGGCGCTTCAGATAAGTAAAAAGGGAGTGGATTTCCGTCCGTTATATTTTTGA
- a CDS encoding Smr/MutS family protein → MNIGDKVRLVHGREEGIVYAFLQGNVVEVEIEDGFRIPVLRSELVTISPVESQRLNRTPAGQTIAPQRERITPRQAAFSEIGIYIAFVSINDKAVTLHIINNSDWTLPFSATTQLENVHIGLAAGVLQPRTSQKLTELQMKDFENWPVFSFNLLYFREGTFDALLPFQKKIKCRAQSFYKSKGPAPVIGKDAFVFQLDEENVKKEEVVVKSDIQEQLRTSLMGGSVTPKIELEKPDGVVDLHVEKLVDDFSRLSKEEILKKQLATFETSLEQAIGNGMDEITFIHGAGSGVLRDELHRRLSKNQHVQYFKDAQKEKFGYGATLVKIK, encoded by the coding sequence ATGAATATTGGAGATAAGGTAAGACTGGTACATGGCCGTGAAGAAGGAATTGTTTACGCGTTTTTACAGGGCAATGTTGTTGAAGTAGAAATTGAAGATGGCTTTCGTATACCCGTGTTACGTAGTGAGTTAGTTACAATTTCGCCCGTTGAATCACAGCGCCTTAACAGAACTCCGGCAGGGCAAACCATTGCGCCGCAACGTGAGAGAATAACACCGCGTCAGGCTGCATTTTCGGAAATAGGAATTTATATCGCTTTTGTTTCTATAAATGATAAGGCTGTAACACTGCACATCATCAATAATTCAGATTGGACACTACCTTTCAGCGCAACAACGCAATTGGAAAATGTGCACATAGGACTTGCTGCCGGTGTTTTGCAGCCAAGAACGTCCCAGAAGTTGACAGAATTACAAATGAAAGATTTTGAAAACTGGCCGGTTTTCTCTTTTAATCTGTTGTATTTCAGAGAAGGAACTTTTGATGCACTGCTGCCTTTTCAAAAGAAAATAAAATGTCGTGCGCAGTCTTTTTACAAAAGTAAAGGCCCGGCTCCGGTAATTGGAAAAGATGCTTTTGTTTTTCAGTTAGATGAAGAAAACGTTAAGAAAGAAGAAGTTGTAGTAAAATCAGATATTCAGGAGCAACTTCGTACAAGTTTGATGGGTGGCTCAGTAACGCCTAAAATTGAACTGGAAAAACCGGATGGTGTTGTTGATCTGCATGTTGAAAAACTGGTCGATGACTTTTCAAGATTATCAAAGGAAGAAATATTGAAAAAACAACTGGCAACTTTCGAGACAAGTCTGGAACAGGCCATTGGTAATGGAATGGATGAAATTACGTTTATACATGGTGCAGGAAGTGGTGTATTACGTGACGAATTGCATCGCAGGTTGAGCAAAAATCAACATGTACAGTATTTTAAAGACGCTCAAAAGGAAAAATTCGGATACGGTGCAACGCTCGTTAAAATTAAATAA
- a CDS encoding DUF4403 family protein encodes MEEYLYSDTEIQNEKHLSVINLPIEMPIAELQNQINNQIKGLIYEDNSYEDNGDDNLKARVWKLNPIRVVAKDSTFLFEVPLKIWVSAGYKVSPLGLTLSGYKDTEFSINIRLISKIGISPDWKLKSETYVDSYDWITEPNVKVAGISIPIKSMVSRMLNKNFEKITDAIDQQVTGSIEIKKYVEAAWLLARQPVLLSKEFDTWLVVTPTSIVMTPLMASNNILRASIGIKGYTQTVTSAIKPIVKPAPKLPDLQITDKVSSDFRVGLISLVSYEDAARLATAQFAGQKFSFLGGKYNVEVTSIEMYGQNERLIIKAGLKGSMNGSIFLKGIPYYDPVSQKLSLKNLDYDLDTKSTIIKTANWLLQGKFTKMMEKEMVFGIGTQMAEAKKSIQQTLSNYKVTDGVQLKGTLAEITPDKVYLTPKHIYAVVFAEGNVNLRVEGLRSFE; translated from the coding sequence ATGGAAGAATATTTGTATTCAGACACAGAAATTCAGAATGAAAAACATCTGTCGGTAATAAATTTACCAATAGAAATGCCCATTGCTGAGCTGCAAAACCAGATTAACAATCAAATTAAAGGTTTGATTTATGAAGACAACAGCTATGAAGATAATGGTGACGACAATCTTAAAGCGAGAGTCTGGAAGTTAAACCCGATCAGGGTTGTAGCCAAAGATTCTACTTTTTTGTTTGAAGTTCCACTGAAAATCTGGGTAAGTGCTGGTTATAAAGTTAGTCCTTTGGGATTAACTTTATCAGGATATAAGGATACAGAGTTTTCAATAAATATCCGGCTCATTTCAAAAATCGGTATTTCGCCTGATTGGAAGCTTAAATCTGAAACCTATGTGGACAGCTACGACTGGATCACAGAACCAAACGTGAAAGTTGCCGGCATCAGCATACCTATTAAAAGCATGGTGAGCAGGATGCTGAACAAAAATTTTGAGAAAATAACAGATGCTATTGATCAGCAGGTTACGGGAAGCATTGAAATAAAAAAATATGTTGAGGCAGCCTGGTTACTTGCACGTCAGCCTGTTTTGCTATCAAAGGAATTTGATACATGGCTGGTTGTTACACCTACATCCATTGTGATGACGCCGTTAATGGCGAGTAATAACATTTTACGTGCTTCAATCGGGATCAAAGGTTATACACAAACCGTAACTTCTGCGATAAAACCAATTGTAAAACCTGCACCAAAACTTCCTGATTTACAGATCACAGATAAGGTTTCTTCTGATTTTCGGGTGGGACTGATAAGCCTGGTATCCTATGAAGATGCCGCCCGGCTGGCAACGGCGCAATTTGCAGGACAAAAATTTTCTTTTTTAGGAGGAAAATATAATGTTGAAGTTACTTCCATTGAAATGTATGGTCAAAATGAGCGGCTGATCATTAAGGCAGGTTTAAAAGGCAGCATGAACGGAAGTATATTTTTAAAGGGAATTCCATACTATGATCCGGTTTCACAGAAGTTATCTTTAAAAAATCTTGATTATGATCTGGATACGAAAAGTACAATTATCAAGACTGCTAACTGGCTTCTTCAAGGGAAATTTACCAAAATGATGGAGAAGGAAATGGTTTTTGGTATTGGAACGCAGATGGCGGAGGCTAAAAAAAGTATCCAACAGACACTTTCTAATTATAAGGTTACGGATGGTGTGCAATTGAAAGGAACACTGGCTGAGATTACGCCGGATAAGGTTTATTTAACCCCAAAACACATTTACGCCGTGGTTTTTGCAGAAGGTAATGTCAATTTGCGTGTAGAAGGATTGCGAAGTTTTGAGTAA
- a CDS encoding OmpA family protein — translation MKKKNLYIALVCLSLMSLDALAQKNRTYDGPNKMNTWSISGYGGITKFFGDLKEYDFKRGDHENLTGAWGLSINKQLSPIFGVQLTGYNGWLQGSKTGVTVPNPSNPALTNTYDAYFTSPSFVQVSLDGTVNLNRLLFGYKKLRRWKVDAHLGAGIMYYHTDVTATNVTPGSPNFGKVTKLSSNTDGSSKTAGTWDRNGSTYTREWVMPAGLAVHYELSPRFDLGLDYTYTYVNTEKLDLTVGNRTDYETQTGLWTFQKGDSKNDRWGVLQIALTYKLGKNAVMAKKGKYDAGSGRYHLRWANPQALIPVPYNPTMNDADSIAKANMPKPVDPRLYTDTDGDGVADLFDKEPNTPAGSVVSGGGVAMDLDKIIRDAIKNNLPKDECEALFSNIEFDTDKAIIRDASKETLSKVIELLNLRTNCRIVLVGHTDARASDSYNMALARRRVDAAKRFLVRQGLKDTSRILIEYFGEYRPIAENTTVEGLQSNRRVEIKILPNNTLRSTYPAGFQK, via the coding sequence ATGAAGAAAAAGAATCTTTACATTGCTTTAGTTTGTTTGTCACTAATGAGCCTGGATGCTTTGGCTCAAAAAAACCGAACGTATGATGGACCAAACAAGATGAATACATGGTCTATCTCAGGATATGGTGGCATCACAAAATTCTTTGGTGATTTGAAAGAATACGATTTCAAAAGAGGCGATCATGAAAATTTGACCGGTGCATGGGGACTCTCCATTAACAAACAATTATCTCCAATTTTCGGTGTTCAGCTTACTGGCTACAACGGTTGGTTGCAAGGATCGAAAACTGGCGTGACGGTTCCTAATCCTTCAAATCCAGCGCTTACCAATACGTATGACGCTTATTTTACCAGTCCATCATTTGTTCAGGTATCGTTAGACGGAACTGTTAATCTTAACCGTTTGCTTTTTGGATATAAAAAATTACGCAGATGGAAAGTTGATGCTCACCTTGGAGCGGGTATCATGTATTACCATACTGATGTTACTGCTACAAACGTAACTCCAGGCAGTCCTAATTTTGGAAAGGTTACAAAGCTTTCTTCTAACACAGATGGAAGTTCTAAAACAGCAGGTACCTGGGATCGTAACGGTTCTACTTATACTCGTGAATGGGTTATGCCGGCTGGTTTAGCTGTTCATTATGAACTGTCTCCACGTTTTGACCTTGGTCTTGACTATACTTACACGTATGTTAACACAGAAAAACTTGATTTGACTGTTGGTAACAGAACTGATTACGAAACACAAACTGGTTTGTGGACATTTCAGAAAGGTGATTCAAAAAATGACAGATGGGGAGTTTTGCAAATTGCATTGACTTACAAATTGGGTAAAAATGCAGTAATGGCGAAAAAAGGTAAATACGATGCAGGTAGTGGACGTTACCATTTGCGTTGGGCTAATCCACAAGCTCTTATTCCTGTTCCTTACAACCCGACAATGAACGATGCTGATTCAATTGCAAAAGCTAACATGCCGAAACCAGTTGATCCACGTCTTTATACTGATACTGATGGTGACGGTGTTGCTGATTTGTTTGACAAAGAACCAAATACTCCTGCCGGTAGCGTAGTTTCTGGTGGCGGTGTTGCAATGGATCTTGATAAAATCATCAGAGATGCTATCAAAAACAACTTGCCAAAAGACGAATGCGAAGCGTTGTTCAGCAACATCGAATTTGATACAGATAAAGCAATCATCCGTGATGCTTCAAAAGAAACTTTAAGCAAAGTAATTGAATTGTTGAATCTGCGTACAAACTGCCGTATTGTTCTTGTAGGACATACTGATGCTCGTGCTTCGGATTCTTATAACATGGCTCTTGCCCGTCGTCGCGTGGATGCTGCGAAACGTTTCTTGGTTCGTCAGGGTCTTAAAGACACAAGCAGAATCTTGATTGAGTACTTTGGTGAATATCGCCCGATTGCTGAAAACACAACAGTTGAAGGACTTCAGTCTAACCGTCGTGTTGAAATCAAGATCTTGCCAAACAACACATTGCGTTCAACATATCCTGCTGGTTTCCAGAAATAA
- a CDS encoding 30S ribosomal protein S16, translating into MAVKIRLARRGRKQKAIYDIVIADARAPRDGRFIEKIGSYNPGTNPSSVVLDTAKAVDWLLKGAQPTDTARSILHHEGVMLRKHLQVGVIKGAIGQDVANARFEEWKSSKTDRNVSAADSLSQKLDTAKQAKLDAERKVNESRAEAIAKKNAPVVVEEPAAEETTDEAAADEAVAEDTNEAPAAE; encoded by the coding sequence ATGGCAGTTAAAATTAGATTAGCGCGTCGTGGACGCAAACAAAAAGCGATTTATGATATCGTAATCGCAGATGCCAGAGCACCACGTGATGGTCGCTTCATCGAAAAGATTGGTAGCTATAACCCAGGTACTAATCCTTCATCCGTTGTTTTAGATACAGCTAAGGCTGTTGACTGGTTGCTTAAAGGTGCTCAGCCAACGGATACAGCTCGTTCAATCCTGCACCACGAAGGTGTAATGCTTCGCAAGCATTTACAAGTTGGTGTGATTAAAGGTGCAATCGGTCAGGACGTTGCTAACGCACGTTTTGAAGAATGGAAATCGTCTAAAACTGATCGTAATGTTTCCGCTGCGGATTCATTATCTCAAAAATTAGATACTGCGAAACAAGCTAAATTGGATGCAGAACGTAAAGTAAATGAGTCACGTGCTGAAGCAATTGCTAAGAAAAACGCTCCTGTTGTAGTAGAAGAACCTGCTGCTGAGGAAACGACTGACGAAGCTGCTGCTGATGAAGCTGTGGCAGAAGATACTAATGAAGCACCAGCTGCTGAATAA
- the rimM gene encoding ribosome maturation factor RimM (Essential for efficient processing of 16S rRNA), producing MTHDSSFLLGYIVRTHGTTGDVVIFLDVDYPEDYEDLDSVYFDIRGDLVPYFIERFNLQKQAKAIVRFEDVNTIEKAQALVGTSLYLPLDSLAELEEEEFYYHEIKGYTVVDEVQGELGIVREVYSLNGQDLISMEYQGVEVLIPTAEDIVLKADKENKKLLVNLPEGLLEVYLENGSDSDNTPDDAD from the coding sequence TTGACACACGATAGCAGTTTTTTGCTGGGCTATATCGTTCGTACCCATGGTACGACCGGGGATGTTGTTATTTTTCTGGATGTAGATTATCCGGAAGATTATGAAGATCTTGATTCTGTATATTTCGATATAAGAGGAGATTTGGTGCCGTATTTTATCGAGCGTTTCAATTTACAAAAACAAGCCAAAGCGATCGTAAGATTTGAAGACGTTAATACGATTGAAAAAGCCCAGGCTTTGGTTGGTACTTCGCTTTATCTGCCTCTGGATTCTCTTGCTGAGCTGGAAGAAGAAGAATTTTACTATCACGAGATCAAGGGTTATACCGTGGTTGATGAAGTACAAGGAGAATTGGGAATTGTCCGGGAAGTTTATTCTCTGAATGGGCAGGATTTAATTTCGATGGAATATCAGGGTGTTGAAGTTCTTATTCCAACAGCCGAAGATATCGTATTGAAGGCTGATAAAGAAAATAAGAAATTATTGGTGAATTTGCCGGAAGGTTTACTGGAAGTTTATCTGGAAAACGGTTCTGACAGCGATAATACTCCTGACGATGCGGATTGA
- the trmD gene encoding tRNA (guanosine(37)-N1)-methyltransferase TrmD: protein MRIDIISCVPSLLDSFFAHSILKRAQEGKYVEVVVHDLRDYSGNKHRSIDDYAFGGGAGMVLQIEPIARCIRALQAERDYDEIIYLTPDGELMEQKMVNTLSLKGNLIMLCGHYKGVDQRVRDIFITKEISIGDYVLSGGELAAAVLADAIIRLLPGVLNDETSALTDSFQDNLLAPPVYSRPSDFEGHGIPEILVSGHEAKIEEWRYEQSLKRTKERRPDLLK from the coding sequence ATGCGGATTGATATTATTTCATGTGTTCCAAGCCTTCTGGATAGCTTCTTTGCGCACTCCATACTCAAACGTGCGCAAGAGGGAAAGTATGTGGAGGTAGTCGTGCATGATTTGCGTGATTATTCTGGCAATAAGCATCGTTCTATTGATGATTATGCTTTTGGCGGAGGTGCAGGTATGGTTTTACAAATTGAACCGATTGCCCGTTGCATACGCGCTTTACAGGCCGAAAGGGATTATGATGAAATAATTTATCTGACTCCGGACGGCGAATTGATGGAGCAGAAAATGGTGAATACACTTTCTTTGAAGGGAAATCTGATTATGTTATGCGGTCATTACAAGGGCGTTGATCAGCGCGTTCGTGATATTTTTATTACCAAAGAAATCAGTATTGGAGATTACGTTTTATCAGGTGGAGAACTTGCAGCAGCGGTTCTTGCTGATGCTATCATTCGTTTATTACCAGGTGTATTAAACGATGAAACTTCTGCGCTGACAGATTCTTTTCAGGATAATTTACTGGCACCACCGGTTTATTCCCGTCCATCTGATTTTGAAGGCCACGGAATTCCGGAAATATTAGTATCTGGTCATGAAGCCAAAATTGAAGAATGGCGGTATGAGCAGTCATTAAAACGGACCAAAGAAAGAAGACCGGATTTACTTAAATAG
- a CDS encoding GNAT family N-acetyltransferase — MNISTRQGTVEDIPAIFELVKELAIFERALDQVSNNVDKMSRDYKENLFNFFVAEDDSKIIGLCLYYYRYSTWKGKRLYMEDIIVTEDMRGNGIGKILFDATVVAAKQTGCTGMMWQVLDWNTSAVGFYRKYGTNFDDEWINCNLDF; from the coding sequence ATGAATATTTCCACCCGCCAAGGTACAGTTGAAGATATACCCGCCATTTTCGAACTCGTAAAAGAGCTTGCTATTTTTGAAAGAGCACTGGATCAGGTTAGTAATAATGTCGATAAAATGTCCCGCGATTACAAGGAAAATCTTTTCAACTTTTTCGTTGCAGAAGATGATTCTAAAATCATCGGTCTTTGCCTGTACTATTACAGATACTCAACCTGGAAAGGGAAGAGATTATATATGGAGGATATCATCGTGACCGAGGATATGCGTGGAAATGGTATTGGGAAGATTCTTTTTGATGCGACTGTTGTTGCTGCAAAACAAACAGGATGCACCGGAATGATGTGGCAGGTGCTGGACTGGAACACCTCCGCTGTTGGTTTCTACCGGAAATATGGTACCAACTTTGATGATGAATGGATTAATTGTAATCTGGATTTTTAA